From Juglans regia cultivar Chandler chromosome 8, Walnut 2.0, whole genome shotgun sequence, the proteins below share one genomic window:
- the LOC109000518 gene encoding protein MIZU-KUSSEI 1-like, with protein sequence MRMIDLGSQRGHALHIMDTATSVDCGKDVRLRRSFRSLVECMVPCCGFQPSDSLSSDTESTLGSSSTVTGTFFGYRKGRVSFCLQDDTRSSPLLLLEFAVPTAYLAREMQHGVLRIALECDRQKETALRSSSTMSSNSSSCSLFNVPVWSMYCNGRKVGFAIRRQMTASDAAVLKQMQTVSVGAGVLPAAAANKSEVEGDGGDQLLYLRAGFERVIGSHDSESFHMINPVGSSGQELSIFLLRS encoded by the coding sequence ATGAGGATGATAGACTTGGGAAGCCAAAGAGGCCATGCCCTGCATATTATGGACACTGCAACCTCCGTCGACTGTGGCAAAGATGTGAGGCTCCGGCGATCCTTTCGGTCCTTGGTGGAGTGCATGGTTCCATGTTGTGGCTTCCAACCGTCCGATTCACTCTCCAGCGACACCGAATCAACTCTCGGCTCCTCCTCTACCGTGACCGGTACCTTCTTCGGCTACAGGAAAGGTCGAGTCAGCTTCTGCCTACAAGACGACACCCGGAGCTCCCCACTTCTGCTGCTGGAGTTCGCCGTCCCCACGGCCTACCTCGCCAGAGAGATGCAGCACGGCGTGCTAAGAATCGCGCTCGAGTGCGACAGACAAAAGGAGACGGCCCTCAGGTCCAGCTCCACGATGAGCTCTAACTCCAGCTCATGCTCGCTCTTCAACGTGCCCGTTTGGTCCATGTACTGCAACGGCAGGAAGGTTGGGTTCGCCATAAGGCGTCAGATGACGGCAAGCGATGCTGCGGTGCTGAAACAGATGCAGACAGTCTCCGTTGGAGCGGGAGTCCTGCCTGCTGCGGCGGCCAACAAGTCCGAGGTGGAAGGGGATGGAGGTGATCAACTCTTGTACCTTAGAGCCGGCTTTGAGCGAGTAATTGGATCGCATGACTCGGAGTCGTTTCACATGATTAACCCGGTTGGGAGCTCCGGCCAGGAGCTCAGCATATTTCTTCTCAGGTCATGA
- the LOC109000517 gene encoding uncharacterized protein LOC109000517 translates to MLSVNCRSSSSSCASPSHLSFVSAPENGLPGSILNMSPRISSYFCPYVQSERSLPDQASLRWDSNKELGFSNNSIPSYGTPTPKSSTELREEIATLEVEIMHLERYLLSLYRTAFEGHRPTLPDTHGSYLQYKIGSSPKLLSNQSHQNMEPRVSKDGLVHHDKMSPTGWANSDNPGLVAHLKSKSIKDWKNAGSGHRCLADHLAASCSDNTFSSPDRLSEDIVRCISSIYCKLASHPPTHSGLSASPISSMSSSSIFSSKNACDSWSPHGNEDAAVHRQLQGLKEDSGPYTAMVEVLKICLDDDSFNFAAKMLQDFRSLVRSLEKVDPRKMKREERLAFWINIHNALVMHAYLAYGIPDRIKNTSILKATYNVGGHCINAHDIQSSILGIRSHRSAPWLHTLLYSGRKSKTGSIGHVYALEYPEPLVHFVLCSGAYSDPVVRAYTAKNIFRDLRLAKEEFIQTRVRIHKEMKIFLPKVLYYFAKDMSLSMYELLEVVYENLPEVRQKAIKKCMKGKVDKYIHWLPHSSTFRYVIHGELATARTV, encoded by the exons ATGCTGAGTGTGAATTGTCgatcttcctcctcttcttgcGCCTCTCCTTCTCACCTGAGTTTTGTAAG TGCTCCTGAGAATGGACTGCCCGGAAGTATACTAAATATGTCACCCAGAATATCATCCTATTTTTGTCCT TATGTACAGTCCGAGAGATCATTACCTGACCAAGCTTCCCTGCGTTGGGATTCCAATAAGGAATTGGGTTTTTCGAACAACTCTATTCCTTCCTATGGCACTCCAACTCCGAAG TCTTCCACGGAATTGAGGGAGGAGATTGCAACACTTGAAGTTGAAATTATGCATTTGGAGCGTTATCTTCTTTCACTCTATCGGACAGCTTTTGAAGGGCATCGACCCACGTTGCCAGATACTCATGGATCCTATTTACAATACAAGATAGGATCATCGCCAAAACTTTTATCTAATCAATCACATCAAAATATGGAGCCACGAGTATCCAAAGATGGTTTAGTCCATCACGATAAAATGTCCCCTACAGGATGGGCCAATTCGGATAATCCGGGTCTTGTTGCACATCTAAAATCAAAATCTATTAAG GACTGGAAAAATGCTGGTTCTGGTCATCGCTGCCTAGCAGATCACCTTGCTGCTTCATGCAGTGATAACACATTTAGCTCTCCAGATAGACTTTCTGAAGACATCGTGAGATGCATATCTTCAATATACTGCAAACTTGCAAGCCACCCTCCTACCCATTCAGGCTTGTCGGCTTCTCCTATTTCATCCATGTCGTCCTCAAGCATATTTTCTTCAAAGAATGCCTGTGATAGTTGGAGTCCACATGGCAATGAGGATGCTGCTGTGCACCGTCAACTTCAAGGATTAAAAGAAGATTCTGGACCATATACTGCAATGGTAGAAGTTCTGAAGATATGCTTAGATGACGATAGTTTCAATTTCGCTGCCAAAATGCTACAAGATTTCAG GTCATTGGTTCGAAGCCTCGAGAAGGTTGACCCGAGAAAGATGAAACGTGAGGAGAGGCTTGCTTTCTGGATAAATATTCACAATGCCTTAGTGATGCAT GCATATTTGGCATATGGGATTCCTGATCGTATAAAGAATACCTCCATTTTGAAG GCAACGTACAATGTGGGTGGGCATTGCATTAATGCCCATGACATACAAAGCTCCATTTTAGGAATTCGATCACACCGCTCAGCGCCG TGGCTGCATACACTCTTGTATTCGGGAAGGAAATCCAAGACCGGGAGTATTGGACATGTATATGCCTTAGAGTACCCTGAGCCGCTAGTTCATTTTGTGCTATGTTCGGGTGCATACTCTGATCCAGTG GTTCGAGCCTACACAGCGAAGAATATATTTCGGGATCTCAGACTTGCCAAGGAAGAATTCATCCAAACAAGGGTCCGTATCCACAAGGAAATGAAGATTTTCCTGCCAAAAGTCCTCTATTACTTTGCGAAGGATATGTCACTAAGCATGTATGAGCTCTTGGAGGTAGTATATGAGAATCTACCAGAAGTTCGACAAAAGGCTATCAAAAAATGCATGAAGGGAAAGGTGGATAAGTACATCCATTGGTTACCACATAGCTCAACATTTCGATATGTGATCCACGGAGAATTAGCCACAGCAAGAACAGTCTGA